The Flexivirga oryzae genome segment CACGACACTAGCGGTGGACGGGTCGGTGCATCAGTTGTCCGGTGTCATTGCGGCGCTTGCGGATCGAGTCGCCGCAGCGTGTGTATGACGTGCTCGACCGCCGGCAGGTCGGCGGGCGCCCACTGAACGCTGCGCAGCTCGGTGACCGGGATCCAGCGCAACTCCGCGTGCTCGGTGGCCCGCGGCTCGCCGGAGATGACGGTCGCGAAGAAGGTGGTCAATCTGACGATGCCGAAGTCGTAGGCGTGCGAAGTGGTTTCGACGTGATCACCGACGGTGATCTCACACAACAGCTCCTCGCGCAGCTCCCGGACCAGCGCTTCCTGCGGTGACTCGCCCGGCTCGATCTTGCCGCCCGGGAACTCCCAGAGGCCGGCCATCGCCATCGCCTGGCCCCGAAGCGCAGCCAGGACAGTGCCATCGCGCACCAGGACGGCGCCGACGACGTCGATCTGCTCGGTCACACTTCGTCCCCGTCCGCTCAGTTCCGCGAGGGGCCGGGGCGGTCGTCCGTGCCGTTCGGCGCCGCCATACTGATCGGGATCTCCACGTCGGAGACATCGGTGTCGCCGGTGTCGATCACGATGCTGCCGACCCGGCGGTCGGGGGACCAGGGATGCCCCGTTGACCGGATGACGATCTCGTACCTGGAATTCGTGCACAGCATGAGGGACCACGTGCCGTCATCGGCCACGTACTCGGCGATCTCCATGACCGCCGCGCCGGGGCTCAACGGCTGGGGGTCGATCAAGTACGCCCTCCAGGGGTTGTCACGCTCGCCGGAGATCGTGCCCGAAACGCTGATCCAGCTCATCCGGATCTCCTTCGGGTCGCGGGAAGTGAGAAAGCCCTGGCCAGCGTGACCGCTTGCCAGGGCTTGTGCACTGTCTCAACTCAGTACGTGCACCCGTAGGGATTCGAACCCCAAACCTTCTGATCCGTAGTCAGATGCTCTATCCGTTGAGCTACGGGTGCGTGCTGCG includes the following:
- a CDS encoding NUDIX domain-containing protein — protein: MTEQIDVVGAVLVRDGTVLAALRGQAMAMAGLWEFPGGKIEPGESPQEALVRELREELLCEITVGDHVETTSHAYDFGIVRLTTFFATVISGEPRATEHAELRWIPVTELRSVQWAPADLPAVEHVIHTLRRLDPQAPQ